The following proteins are co-located in the Pedobacter sp. FW305-3-2-15-E-R2A2 genome:
- a CDS encoding sodium/sugar symporter: MNQLQTSDYIVFFVYLIAVSAYGYYIYHKKKSANISSKDFFLAEGSLTWWAIGASLIASNISAEHFIGMSGSGFALGLAIASYEWMAAATLIIVAIFIIPVYLKNKIFTMPQFLSKRYNDKVSTVMAVFWLLVYVFVNLTSIIYLGALAISSISTLSFEWCIFGLSIFSMVVTLGGMKVIGYTDVIQVIVLILGGLITTYLALSLLAQEYGFGQDIFKGLSVLRSEAPGHFHMIFDSSHKYYKELPGLSVLIGGMLINNLAYWGCNQYIVQRALGADLKTARKGILFAAFLKLLIPVIAVLPGIVMYVLHNKGLFHAEMSDAGVIKPDHAYPTLMNLLPPGVKGIAFAALTAAIVASLAGKANSISTIFSLDIYKKYFEKEATDKKMVRVGRWAVVVSLTVAALVTPALKSLDQAYQFIQEYVGFISPGVLAIFLLGFYWKRTSAAAAMTGALLTIPISTVLKFLPVWTNGAFPDYPFLDRMTIDFVLIVIIMVAMSLWKPEKEADRKAIEVDTAMFKVNTGFIIGSLLIMGILTALYTVFW; encoded by the coding sequence ATGAACCAATTACAAACTTCAGACTATATTGTTTTTTTTGTTTACCTGATCGCCGTATCTGCCTATGGCTATTATATTTATCATAAGAAAAAGTCCGCCAACATCAGTTCAAAAGATTTTTTCCTCGCCGAAGGTTCTTTAACCTGGTGGGCGATCGGCGCCTCTTTAATCGCTTCGAACATCTCGGCCGAACATTTTATCGGGATGTCAGGTTCCGGCTTCGCATTGGGGCTGGCCATTGCTTCTTACGAGTGGATGGCGGCTGCGACTTTAATCATCGTCGCCATCTTCATCATTCCGGTGTATCTGAAGAATAAAATCTTTACAATGCCGCAGTTTTTATCGAAGCGGTACAACGATAAGGTCAGCACGGTCATGGCTGTATTCTGGTTACTGGTCTATGTATTTGTAAACCTGACCTCCATTATTTACCTCGGTGCACTGGCCATTTCGTCGATATCTACCCTAAGTTTTGAGTGGTGTATTTTCGGATTGAGTATTTTTTCAATGGTGGTTACCTTAGGCGGAATGAAGGTGATCGGTTATACCGATGTTATACAAGTCATCGTATTGATTCTTGGCGGTTTGATCACCACCTATCTTGCGCTTTCCCTGCTTGCTCAGGAATATGGATTTGGTCAGGATATTTTCAAAGGACTCTCCGTTTTAAGGTCAGAAGCTCCCGGGCATTTTCATATGATCTTTGATTCTTCTCACAAGTACTATAAAGAACTTCCGGGTCTGTCGGTTCTGATTGGAGGAATGCTGATCAACAACCTTGCTTACTGGGGCTGCAACCAATATATTGTGCAACGGGCTTTAGGAGCTGATCTTAAAACCGCACGTAAGGGAATTTTATTTGCCGCATTTTTAAAATTGCTGATTCCCGTAATTGCCGTCCTTCCCGGGATTGTGATGTATGTGCTGCACAATAAAGGATTGTTTCATGCAGAAATGTCTGATGCCGGAGTGATTAAACCAGACCATGCCTATCCAACGCTAATGAATTTACTGCCTCCAGGTGTAAAAGGAATTGCATTTGCCGCACTTACAGCAGCGATTGTCGCTTCACTGGCAGGTAAAGCAAACAGCATATCGACCATTTTCTCTCTGGATATTTATAAGAAATACTTTGAAAAAGAGGCGACCGATAAAAAGATGGTGCGTGTAGGGCGATGGGCAGTGGTCGTTTCCCTTACTGTTGCAGCATTGGTCACCCCTGCGCTAAAATCCTTGGATCAGGCCTACCAGTTCATACAGGAATATGTCGGATTTATTTCTCCTGGTGTACTGGCCATTTTCTTACTTGGCTTTTACTGGAAACGTACTTCAGCTGCAGCAGCCATGACCGGAGCTTTACTGACGATTCCCATTTCTACGGTATTGAAGTTTCTGCCGGTCTGGACCAATGGTGCATTTCCGGACTATCCTTTCCTCGACAGAATGACCATTGATTTTGTGTTAATTGTGATCATTATGGTGGCGATGAGTCTGTGGAAACCGGAAAAAGAAGCCGATCGGAAAGCCATCGAAGTGGATACCGCTATGTTTAAAGTCAATACCGGCTTCATCATTGGGTCCCTCCTGATCATGGGCATACTGACTGCACTGTATACGGTTTTCTGGTAG